One genomic region from Anomalospiza imberbis isolate Cuckoo-Finch-1a 21T00152 chromosome 28, ASM3175350v1, whole genome shotgun sequence encodes:
- the C28H2orf42 gene encoding LOW QUALITY PROTEIN: uncharacterized protein C2orf42 homolog (The sequence of the model RefSeq protein was modified relative to this genomic sequence to represent the inferred CDS: deleted 1 base in 1 codon) → MLGNPGRRRSMDPCPGRPKAPSFLSDLGKATLRGIRKCPRCGTYNGTRGLSCKNKTCGTVFRAGSRRQPGADAVRVLSGSHSQLYSVRQRDSRCFVELGVSETAIQTPEGTLITQLSSGRCHAPACAKAAADKQCQHLKLALGCQAEATPLPLKSSVLGAVQAPAEAKQSLWELATEPTGPLVQRVTKSVLVVKCKASQRHSLGYLHASFGQRRFSCACRAPGHGRAKREEDEEEEEDEEEESPPTRCIHFLACICAFASDESLAQEFSEFLASDGSGLKGTVIPQLLRGPGSTARARAAAAARAKRRKKDLGPGPQVPGPLLAPDPAHPGPRRSSLRKLPVVSSSPSSSSSSSSLKRHGCHQVLDESQVSLSFQEWLGSVTERIHQTMHYQFEGRPEPLVFHIPQSFFEALQQRISSGSGKKRLPNSTTAFVRRDALPLGTFSKYTWHITNVLQVKQIFDTPEVPLEITRSFVQNRDGSYEPFRSPRVEVESLPEGLGPHEKQPPLRPLELQTFLKVGHTSPTQKEPTPFTIEWIPDILPRSRLGELRLKFQYGHHGGPRQPPGRGTPPAEPPALPLPPLGAIAFP, encoded by the exons ATGCTGGGGAACCCCGGGAGACGCCG ctccatggATCCGTGCCCGGGCAGGCCCAAAGCCCCGTCCTTCCTGTCAGACCTGGGCAAGGCCACCCTGCGGGGCATCCGCAAGTGCCCGCGCTGCGGCACCTACAACGGCACGCGGGGGCTCAGCTGCAAGAACAAGACGTGCGGCACGGTGTTCCGGGCGGGCTCGCGGCGCCAGCCGGGCGCCGACGCCGTGCGGGTGCTCAGTGGCTCGCACAGCCAGCTCTACTCGGTGCGCCAGCGCGACTCGCGCTGCTTCGTGGAGCTGGGCGTCTCCGAGACGGCCATCCAGACCCCCGAGGGCACCCTGATCACCCAGCTGAGCTCGGGGCGCTGCCACGCGCCCGCCTGCGCCAAGGCGGCGGCCGAcaagcagtgccagcacctgAAGCTGGCGCTGGGCTGCCAGGCCGAGGCCACGCCGCTGCCGCTCAAGAGCTCGGTGCTGGGCGCCGTGCAGGCTCCGGCCGAGGCCAAGCAGAGCCTGTGGGAGCTGGCCACCGAGCCCACGGGGCCGCTGGTGCAGAGGGTCACCAAGAGCGTGCTGGTGGTCAAGTGCAAGGCCAGCCAGAGGCACAGCCTGGGCTACCTGCACGCCAGCTTCGGCCAGCGGCGCTTCTCCTGCGCCTGCCGCGCGCCCGGGCACGGCCGCGCCAAGCgcgaggaggatgaggaggaggaggaggatgaggaggaagagtcGCCCCCCACGCGCTGCATCCACTTCCTGGCCTGCATCTGCGCCTTCGCCAGCGACGAGAGCCTGGCCCAGGAGTTCTCCGAGTTCCTCGCCTCCGACGGCAGCG GTCTGAAGGGGACGGTGATCCCGCAGCTGCTCCGGGGCCCCGGCTCCACGGCGCGGGCTCGGGCGGCGGCTGCTGCCAGGGccaagaggaggaaaaaggacCTGGGGCCAG GCCCACAGGTGCCCGGGCCCCTCCTGGCCCCAGACCCGGCTCATCCCGgccccaggaggagcagcctgAGGAAGCTGCCGGTCGTCTCCTCCTcaccttcctcatcctcctcctcctcctcactgaAGAGACACG gcTGCCACCAGGTGCTGGACGagtcccaggtgtccctgtccttccaggagtggctgggcagtgtcacagagCGCATCCACCAGACCATGCACTACCAGTTTGAGG GCCGCCCGGAGCCGCTGGTTTTCCACATCCCCCAGTCCTTCTTCGAGGCTCTCCAGCAGCGCATCTCCAGCGGCAGCGGCAAGAAGAGGCTCCCA AACTCCACCACGG CCTTTGTGCGCAGGGACGCGCTGCCCCTGGGCACCTTCTCCAAGTACACCTGGCACATCACCAACGTCCTGCAGGTGAAGCAGATCTTCGACACGCCCGAG GTGCCGCTGGAGATCACCCGGAGCTTCGTGCAGAACCGGGACGGCTCCTACGAGCCCTTCCGCAGCCCCCGCGTGGAGGTGGAGAGCCTGCCCGAGGGGCTGGGCCCCCACGAGAAACAGCCCCCGCTGCggcccctggagctgcagacCTTCCTCAAAGTCG GACACACGTCCCCCACGCAGAAGGAGCCCACGCCCTTCACCATCGAGTGGATCCCCGACATCCTGCCCCGCTCCCGCCTGGGCGAGCTGCGCCTCAAGTTCCAGTACGGGCACCACGGGGGGCCCCGGCAGCCCCCCGGCCGCGGGACCCCCCCCGCCGAGCCCCCCGCGCTGCCCCTGCCCCCCCTGGGCGCCATCGCcttcccctga